In Paludibacter propionicigenes WB4, the genomic window CATGTGAGTAAAGACTGATTCAATTGGCATACTTCTCCAAATATATTTTTAAAATATCTGCTTGCATTTTTTGCGTCTTCATATTCCAAACTATAGAGTTCATCAAGTTCTGAACAATATTTCTCATGTTTAGCCTGAATTTGCTTAACTTCTTCATGCAATGTCCCCACTATTTTATTTCCTTTCCAACTTTCAGACTCAAGTTCATGCTTTGTGCCATTTAACTCGTGAAAAATTCGATATGCACCTTCTTCCATCAGTTTGATTCTCTGTCTGTGTCCGCTTAGAAATTCATCACAGACATCCATTATATCAATATTATCAAAGAATGACTTATTGTTGGAATATAATTCAATATTCTTTTTTATTTCTGTAGTTAAATTTTTTATAATTGATAATTGAGACTTTTTATCAATAAATAGACTAAAATTTAAAAGAGATTTGTCAAAAGCTATTATATCATTGTATTGATTATAGAAATCAGTAACATGCAATTGATCCAAATAATTAAGCTTTAATTTCTCTCTGACTGTGAAATAGATATAGTTTAATTGTTTGTAGTGAGGTAAAATCTCTGTTAGCAGAAGAAAGTCTGATTTTGGGGTTATGCTATTTTCCATGTTCTATACTTGATTAAATTTATTCATTTCTTGTTCTTTCAATAAATCTACTATTTTTATATAAGGCTTCATAGCCTTATAATCACTATGTCCAGTCCAACGCATTACCACCTCAGCTGGAATGCCTAGAAATAATGCATTCACAATAAATGTTCTCCTTCCACAATGTGTTGTAAGCAAGTTATATTTTGGATGAACCTCTTCAATGCGTTCATTGCCTTTAAAATAAACAATTCGTTGATCTTCATTTATTCCTGCGATTTCACCCATTTCTTTTAACCTGTCGTTCATTTTTTGATTGGAAATTACCGGTAAAACTTTGTTTTTAGGGAAATGAACATCTTTGTACTTATCGAGAATTGCTTTACTGTATTTATTTAACTCTATCTTAAGCCCATCTGTTGTCTTTTGCGTTACAATCGAAATGAATGTATCTCGAACATCTGAACGGCTTAATTTAGCCACGTCCGAATAGCGCAAGGATGTAAAACAGCAAAAGCAAAAAACATCCCGAACATACCCAAGCATTTTTTTGCTTTCATCGGTTAAGTCTATCTCTTTTGGATTCCCTGAAACAGTCAAGATTGGTCTACCGTTAATATCCTTCACTTTCATTCTAGCCTGACTAAAATCAAAGTTGTAAAGGCTCATTAGTTCATTCCAGGTAAGATGTATGACTTCTTTTTGATTTCCGTCTGTCCCTTTGAATTTTGGTTTCCAAACCATATGTAAATTGCCTGGATAATACCCCTTAGCATTTGCCCAACGTAAAAACCACTTTACAAAAGCCACATTTTTCGCAATGGTAGTGTTTCGCATATCTTCTTTATGAAGATGAGCTACAAAGAGCTGCATTTGCTCTTCATTTAATGTTTTGAGATCTAATTTTGGATCGAATGAAAACAAATGTTTTCGAATAGATGAAAACTTTGTGAACGTAGCGGATGTCCAGCTGTTTTGCCAACCCATAGTGCGGGTAAACTCATCGAATATAGTGAAGAAAGTTTGAGCCCGTTCTGGTTCTTTCCCTGTTGATTTGCCGTTTGCCTCATTGAAAGCGGCCCGGTACTCTTTCTCATCAGGCAAATACTCCATGACTTCAAAACACTTGAATACATTATCTGCTAAATTTTCAAGTCTTTGTATTTCAGTATTTATTTCGGAAGCGGATATTTTTTTCTTGCTATGAGTGGTCCCACTCTTGCATCGTTGTGTTTCGGTTGACCATTTTTTAAGATCAACCCTATAGCCAACATTGAAATTGACTATCTTGCTTTTGTCGAATCTGACACGCAACCGTAACTTTGCATCGGACTTATATCCAATCGCTTCCGTCCCTTCTTTATCAGGAAAAAATAGATAGTTTCTCTTGATCTGCATAATTTAATTATTTAGTCCCTATTATACAAAAGTAGGGACTAATTTTTAAATATGCAATGATTATTTGTGATATTTTACGATAACACAAAAATACATACTACTGTATATTAGAGATATTTAGATATCACTTGATATTGATTGAACATGTATGTGTTAGAGTCTTCCTCTCCGCTGACTACCAAAGACAAATGATAGAAAAACTTAGACAAATCCCGTAAAATCAAGGTTTTACGGGATTTGTCTATTTATTATCGATAA contains:
- a CDS encoding site-specific integrase is translated as MQIKRNYLFFPDKEGTEAIGYKSDAKLRLRVRFDKSKIVNFNVGYRVDLKKWSTETQRCKSGTTHSKKKISASEINTEIQRLENLADNVFKCFEVMEYLPDEKEYRAAFNEANGKSTGKEPERAQTFFTIFDEFTRTMGWQNSWTSATFTKFSSIRKHLFSFDPKLDLKTLNEEQMQLFVAHLHKEDMRNTTIAKNVAFVKWFLRWANAKGYYPGNLHMVWKPKFKGTDGNQKEVIHLTWNELMSLYNFDFSQARMKVKDINGRPILTVSGNPKEIDLTDESKKMLGYVRDVFCFCCFTSLRYSDVAKLSRSDVRDTFISIVTQKTTDGLKIELNKYSKAILDKYKDVHFPKNKVLPVISNQKMNDRLKEMGEIAGINEDQRIVYFKGNERIEEVHPKYNLLTTHCGRRTFIVNALFLGIPAEVVMRWTGHSDYKAMKPYIKIVDLLKEQEMNKFNQV